A window from Felis catus isolate Fca126 chromosome B1, F.catus_Fca126_mat1.0, whole genome shotgun sequence encodes these proteins:
- the CB1H4orf36 gene encoding uncharacterized protein C4orf36 homolog — MAYGLPRKNTVKTILRGGCFKVQEPWDLALLTKTWYMNLANIKLPFLEEITFGSPFYLQKNKTTKSALLPSAESIKLEREYEMKRLKNLKCQKILAEEVQFSLRERQVGLRRPLPPK, encoded by the exons ATGGCTTATGGCTTGCCAAGAAAGAACACAGTGAAAACCATATTGCGGGGCGGTTGTTTTAAAGT ACAGGAACCTTGGGATCTTGCACTGCTTACAAAGACCTGGTACATGAACCTAGCCAACATCAAATTGCCTTTCTTGGAAGAAATTACATTTGGTAGTCCTTTTtacctccaaaaaaataaaaccactaagAGTGCTCTACTCCCTTCTGCAGAAT ccATCAAACTTGAAAGGGAGTATGAGATGAAGCGCTTGAAAAACCTGAAATGTCAGAAAATCCTAGCTGAGGAAGTTCAGTTTTCTCTAAGGGAAAGGCAAGTTGGTTTGAGAAGACCCCTTCCACCTAAGTGA